In the Maribacter sp. MJ134 genome, one interval contains:
- a CDS encoding HNH endonuclease, whose translation MKCIFCKQDATHSKSVEHIVPESLGNKNNVLPKGVVCDKCNNYFALKVEKKVLETDFFKNLRHRNGIESKKGKIPKGKALIPKTKYEADVILHKKKEKPIEVILDTESFDLVRNGKIKHLILPFNTNFQKDDKTVSRFLAKIGLEMMALRILEKDKNDQDFFAEEPALDPVRNYARFNQQNENWVYSSRKIYEEDESFFLENGQSMDMVFECDFLATQAGEMYFVIAFKGIEFVLNMAGSSIEGYENWLIENNNISPLYAKGKNFGYKLTPNFMKK comes from the coding sequence ATGAAATGTATTTTTTGCAAACAGGATGCTACCCATTCCAAAAGTGTTGAACACATAGTTCCAGAATCTTTGGGCAACAAGAATAATGTGTTACCTAAAGGTGTTGTTTGTGATAAGTGCAATAATTACTTTGCTCTCAAAGTAGAAAAGAAGGTACTAGAAACTGATTTCTTTAAAAATTTAAGACATAGGAATGGAATTGAATCTAAAAAAGGAAAAATCCCTAAAGGCAAAGCTTTAATTCCAAAGACTAAATATGAAGCTGATGTAATACTTCACAAGAAAAAAGAAAAACCGATTGAAGTAATCTTAGATACTGAATCATTTGATTTAGTGAGAAACGGAAAGATTAAACACTTGATTCTCCCATTCAATACTAATTTTCAAAAAGATGATAAAACAGTATCTCGGTTTTTAGCAAAAATTGGGCTTGAGATGATGGCTTTGAGGATTTTAGAGAAAGATAAAAATGACCAAGACTTCTTTGCCGAAGAACCTGCATTAGACCCTGTAAGAAATTATGCTCGATTTAATCAACAAAATGAAAACTGGGTATATAGTTCAAGAAAAATATATGAAGAGGATGAAAGCTTCTTTCTTGAAAATGGTCAATCAATGGACATGGTCTTTGAGTGTGATTTTTTGGCAACACAAGCTGGGGAAATGTACTTTGTAATAGCTTTCAAAGGAATAGAATTCGTTCTAAATATGGCAGGTTCATCAATAGAAGGATACGAAAATTGGTTAATCGAAAACAATAACATTAGCCCTTTGTATGCTAAAGGAAAGAACTTTGGTTATAAGCTAACACCTAATTTTATGAAGAAATAA
- a CDS encoding PIN domain-containing protein: MKALLDTNIVIHRETSKIVNENIGTLFHWLDRLQHAKSVHPITVDELKRHSDEEVVRTIGIKLESYQVLKTVAPLHSDVENISEDVDTTDNDINDTLLLNEVYCSRVDLLITEDKKIHQKALSLGIDDKVFRIDSFIEKAIAENPSLVDYQTLSVKKEYFGNINLSDSFFDSFREDYLGFDKWFNKKSEEISYICSYTGVTNAFLFIKQEDETENYSDITPPLPPKKRLKIGTFKVTANGFKLGERFLKIIFDNALQFKVEEIYVTIFDKSPEQKRLIELLEYWGFTFWGTKESSTGTENVYVRPFGKPADKDNPKLTFPFLSKEGKVFIVPIYPEYHTELFPDSILRTESPLNFVENEPHRNAIKKVYISHSLERNLSAGDLIVFYRTGGYYKSVVTTIGIVENVINPSTIEELKTICRKRTALTNEELSAYWDRYKRKPFVVNFLYAYSFPNRPNMSRLIELGVLKDKDDAPRGFREIGWDSFIKIYKEAYKI; encoded by the coding sequence ATGAAAGCTTTATTAGATACCAATATTGTTATTCACCGTGAAACAAGTAAAATTGTTAACGAGAATATTGGTACTCTCTTTCATTGGCTTGATAGATTGCAACATGCTAAGAGCGTTCATCCAATAACTGTTGACGAACTCAAACGGCATTCGGACGAGGAAGTAGTACGAACAATTGGTATTAAACTTGAAAGCTATCAAGTATTAAAAACTGTTGCCCCTTTACATTCAGATGTTGAAAATATAAGTGAAGATGTTGACACCACGGACAATGATATAAACGACACTTTACTGCTTAATGAAGTATATTGTTCTCGTGTTGATTTACTAATAACAGAAGACAAAAAAATACATCAAAAAGCTCTTTCTCTTGGAATTGATGATAAGGTATTTAGAATTGATTCATTCATTGAAAAAGCAATTGCAGAGAATCCTTCACTTGTTGATTATCAGACACTTTCGGTTAAAAAGGAATATTTCGGAAATATCAATTTAAGTGACTCTTTCTTTGATAGTTTCAGAGAGGATTATTTAGGGTTTGACAAATGGTTTAATAAAAAATCAGAAGAAATATCATACATCTGCTCCTATACTGGTGTGACAAATGCTTTCCTTTTCATTAAACAAGAAGACGAAACTGAAAACTATTCTGACATCACTCCTCCTCTGCCTCCGAAAAAGAGATTAAAAATTGGTACGTTTAAGGTTACCGCAAATGGTTTTAAACTTGGGGAACGGTTCTTAAAAATCATTTTTGATAATGCTTTACAGTTCAAAGTAGAAGAAATCTATGTAACAATATTTGATAAAAGTCCTGAACAAAAAAGACTAATCGAATTACTTGAATACTGGGGCTTTACATTTTGGGGAACAAAAGAATCATCTACAGGAACAGAAAATGTTTACGTAAGACCTTTTGGAAAACCTGCTGATAAAGACAATCCTAAACTCACATTCCCATTTTTATCGAAAGAAGGAAAAGTATTTATAGTTCCCATTTATCCAGAATACCATACTGAGTTATTCCCTGATTCTATTTTGAGAACTGAATCTCCTTTAAACTTTGTGGAGAATGAACCTCACCGAAACGCCATTAAGAAGGTTTACATCTCTCATTCACTCGAACGAAATTTAAGCGCAGGAGATTTAATTGTCTTTTATAGAACTGGTGGCTATTATAAAAGTGTAGTTACTACTATTGGGATAGTAGAAAATGTGATTAATCCATCAACCATAGAAGAATTAAAAACAATTTGTCGAAAACGAACAGCGTTGACAAATGAAGAATTATCAGCCTATTGGGATAGATATAAAAGAAAACCTTTTGTCGTGAACTTTCTTTACGCCTATTCTTTCCCCAATCGACCAAATATGAGCCGACTAATTGAACTCGGAGTTTTAAAAGATAAAGATGATGCTCCAAGAGGATTTAGAGAAATTGGATGGGATTCATTTATAAAAATATATAAAGAAGCATATAAAATATGA
- a CDS encoding RDD family protein: protein MNETNLNNKIKTEPNIGNRFTAGLVDYIIIYTVTFILIYAIGEPNDEGGYSLNGLPALIPMIFWLIMTVGLEIGFGATLGNSLVGLKPIPKNGTNRKLTFGESFKRHLLDPIDMFFFGLVGIVTIKNTDLNQRVGDLWAKTIVVPIKSLTELKAE, encoded by the coding sequence ATGAACGAAACAAACTTGAATAATAAAATTAAAACCGAACCGAATATTGGAAACAGGTTTACTGCTGGATTAGTGGATTATATTATAATTTACACAGTAACTTTCATTTTGATTTATGCAATTGGTGAACCGAATGACGAAGGTGGATATTCATTAAACGGATTGCCTGCTCTAATACCTATGATTTTTTGGCTGATTATGACTGTTGGACTTGAAATTGGTTTCGGAGCAACACTCGGAAATTCATTAGTCGGCCTTAAACCGATTCCAAAAAACGGAACGAACCGAAAACTGACTTTTGGCGAATCTTTTAAAAGACATTTACTTGACCCAATCGATATGTTCTTTTTTGGGTTGGTCGGAATTGTAACAATTAAGAATACTGATTTAAATCAAAGAGTTGGAGATTTATGGGCGAAAACTATTGTTGTTCCAATTAAATCTCTGACTGAATTAAAAGCGGAATAA
- a CDS encoding helix-turn-helix transcriptional regulator produces the protein MAKKAINRLKVVLAEQGRTNKWLAEKLDKNTATISRWCTNEMQPSLESLVEIAETLNVDVRQLLLPTASRT, from the coding sequence ATGGCTAAAAAAGCAATTAATAGACTAAAAGTTGTTTTGGCAGAGCAAGGGCGAACGAACAAGTGGTTAGCAGAAAAATTAGACAAGAATACTGCAACTATATCAAGATGGTGCACAAATGAAATGCAACCTTCTTTAGAATCACTTGTCGAAATTGCCGAGACTTTGAATGTGGATGTAAGACAATTACTACTTCCCACTGCAAGCAGAACGTAA
- a CDS encoding SIR2 family protein — protein sequence MKETSILLGAGFSVNKGYPTADKLNKRIKELSPKDFWVSSDGTVLLKKRTEKDPNDYASDSRHKYFVVELIKFYQNKTDGFNYEEFYDFLNNIDPNEQDTGFDELCDNFRNEYHNKTDNLNLISRTQNIFNQLISRFIVDGEGKRFYDSIHYSKPHYPGYTGFLNCLEFWGNEGLTHIHTLNHDIFLETLSHSDWIQGNFSDGFEEMGSKYYGEIKGGVKVRLSYFTNNYTNQFRLYKLHGSFDQVPFHLQNSGIDTYVKIKFGIGLTELYKEVDDGQGGFSYVNDWINYHSDFLSGTTSKILRYGEPSYYDKVFKNFKKNLSNSNKLIIIGYGCGDIEINNMIEKYFNFKNHLIVIVDPYPSEQTKLFVKKFNAKLVQKTPDNLNLKDCEKASCQQ from the coding sequence ATGAAAGAAACATCGATACTTCTTGGAGCAGGCTTTTCGGTTAATAAGGGTTATCCAACTGCCGACAAACTAAATAAGCGAATTAAGGAATTAAGTCCAAAAGATTTCTGGGTGTCTTCCGATGGTACAGTTTTGTTGAAAAAAAGAACCGAAAAAGACCCAAACGACTACGCAAGTGATTCGAGGCATAAGTATTTTGTTGTTGAACTAATAAAATTTTATCAAAATAAAACTGATGGATTTAATTACGAAGAATTCTACGATTTCTTAAATAATATCGACCCAAATGAACAAGATACAGGTTTCGATGAACTTTGCGACAATTTCAGAAACGAGTATCATAATAAAACAGATAATCTCAATCTAATTAGTCGGACCCAAAACATTTTTAACCAATTAATATCACGTTTTATAGTAGATGGAGAAGGTAAAAGGTTTTATGATTCAATTCACTATAGTAAACCACATTATCCGGGTTATACTGGTTTTTTAAACTGTTTAGAATTCTGGGGTAATGAAGGGTTGACTCATATACATACATTAAATCATGATATATTTCTCGAGACCTTATCACATTCGGATTGGATTCAAGGAAATTTTTCAGACGGTTTTGAAGAAATGGGTTCTAAATATTATGGCGAAATAAAAGGAGGGGTAAAAGTAAGACTATCATATTTTACTAATAATTATACGAATCAATTTAGGCTGTATAAACTACACGGTAGTTTTGACCAAGTTCCCTTTCATTTACAAAATTCAGGAATTGACACATACGTCAAAATTAAATTTGGAATTGGTTTAACCGAATTATATAAAGAAGTAGATGACGGTCAAGGCGGTTTCAGCTATGTCAATGACTGGATAAATTACCATTCGGATTTCTTATCTGGAACAACCTCCAAAATATTAAGATACGGAGAACCTTCCTACTATGATAAAGTCTTTAAAAACTTTAAAAAAAATTTATCGAATTCAAATAAATTAATAATCATAGGGTACGGTTGTGGAGACATTGAAATTAATAATATGATTGAAAAATATTTCAATTTTAAAAATCATCTGATAGTGATAGTTGATCCTTATCCATCAGAGCAAACTAAATTATTTGTAAAAAAATTTAATGCCAAATTAGTTCAGAAGACACCGGACAACCTAAATTTGAAAGACTGCGAAAAGGCCAGTTGCCAACAATGA
- a CDS encoding IS1182 family transposase has translation MKYIEGKDRRQSSLFPISLEDAIDNENTVRAVDTFVNGLDMEKLGFKVHFPENGRPAYRPATLLKLYIYGYMNKLRSSRQLEKECRRNIEVMWLLEGLAPDHNTISNFRKDNPRAIKRVFRATVEIARNFGLIGATLIAGDSTKLRAQNSKKNNYNQKKIDRHIAYIDKKLEEYQGQLEKGDGDKESIKDDIDRHGKRREGYRKLERELRESGQEQISTSDPESRHMIVRNNITEVAYNLQATVDSEHCIPIDYRLTGDNDTKAMGNMLRRAKTILRTDRFTALYDKGYHTGSEFKIADDLGIDTLVAVPGIGRASQAPDPAYNAERFAYDREEDTYTCPQGHVLKSNGSRYKGRNYYFKQYRTNACKGCPVRELCTTAKQNGKIVQRSEFKEHTDGNARRVAQNQNLYRKRQAIVEHPFGTIKRQWGFDHVMTKRTKARASADVGLIFIAYNLRRILNLIGNQPILPAYLTLTAILGNLTKGLARFRTKCRPKIITAHFGPPTGKRIIFDYI, from the coding sequence ATGAAGTACATAGAAGGAAAAGACCGTAGGCAGTCCTCCCTCTTTCCCATATCCCTGGAGGACGCCATAGACAACGAAAATACCGTAAGGGCCGTGGATACGTTCGTGAACGGCCTGGATATGGAAAAACTGGGGTTCAAGGTACATTTCCCTGAAAACGGCAGGCCGGCGTACCGGCCCGCCACTTTGCTCAAGCTCTATATCTATGGCTACATGAACAAGCTTCGTTCGAGCAGGCAGCTCGAAAAGGAGTGCAGGCGGAACATCGAGGTCATGTGGCTGCTCGAGGGCCTTGCCCCCGACCATAACACCATAAGCAATTTCAGGAAGGACAACCCCAGGGCCATCAAAAGGGTCTTCCGCGCCACCGTCGAGATCGCACGCAACTTCGGCCTTATCGGTGCCACGTTGATCGCCGGTGACAGTACCAAACTGCGCGCCCAGAACAGCAAGAAGAACAACTACAACCAAAAGAAGATAGACCGCCATATCGCCTACATCGACAAAAAACTGGAAGAGTACCAAGGGCAGCTCGAAAAAGGCGACGGGGACAAGGAAAGTATAAAGGACGATATCGACCGACACGGCAAAAGAAGGGAAGGGTACAGAAAATTGGAGAGGGAGCTAAGGGAATCCGGACAGGAACAGATCTCCACCTCCGATCCGGAGAGCCGCCACATGATAGTGCGCAACAACATTACCGAGGTCGCCTATAACCTACAGGCCACCGTGGACTCCGAACATTGTATACCCATCGATTACCGCCTGACGGGCGACAACGACACCAAGGCCATGGGGAACATGCTGCGGCGGGCCAAGACCATCCTGCGGACCGACCGCTTTACCGCACTCTACGACAAGGGGTACCATACCGGGAGCGAGTTCAAGATAGCCGACGACCTGGGCATCGATACCCTAGTGGCCGTTCCCGGAATCGGAAGGGCGTCACAGGCACCCGATCCAGCGTACAATGCCGAACGTTTTGCCTATGACCGGGAGGAAGACACCTATACCTGTCCGCAAGGGCATGTCCTGAAGAGCAACGGAAGCCGGTACAAAGGGCGCAACTATTATTTCAAGCAGTATAGAACGAACGCCTGCAAAGGCTGCCCTGTACGGGAGCTATGCACGACCGCCAAACAGAACGGGAAGATCGTACAGCGAAGCGAGTTCAAGGAACATACCGACGGAAATGCACGGCGAGTGGCACAAAACCAAAATCTGTACAGGAAAAGACAGGCCATCGTAGAGCATCCCTTCGGCACTATCAAAAGGCAATGGGGGTTCGACCATGTAATGACCAAAAGGACAAAGGCAAGGGCCTCGGCCGATGTGGGACTCATATTTATCGCCTACAACCTCAGGAGGATCCTCAACCTGATCGGGAATCAGCCCATTTTGCCGGCATACCTGACTTTAACCGCCATTTTGGGCAACCTAACAAAGGGGTTGGCCCGTTTCCGGACCAAATGCCGTCCAAAAATTATAACCGCACATTTTGGCCCACCAACGGGCAAAAGGATTATTTTCGATTATATTTAA
- a CDS encoding ATP-binding cassette domain-containing protein, with protein MIYIENLSKHYSKKQVLKNINFSFEKGQVYGIVGENGSGKTTLFRCISGLEKYDGQIKSDFKILKNHLGLLMTEPFFFAKITGTEYIRLLVNARNKKLKNIEESNIFNLPLSQYASTYSTGMKKKLALTAILLQGNDCIILDEPFNGVDIQSNILIAEIIHKLKVLGKTVIISSHIFSTLAETCDEIHLLKNGEFIKSVVKTDFTKLEAEMKDFTIGNRIEKLNIT; from the coding sequence ATGATTTACATAGAGAACCTATCAAAACATTATAGTAAAAAACAAGTCCTTAAAAACATTAATTTTTCTTTCGAAAAAGGACAAGTTTATGGAATCGTAGGAGAAAACGGCTCGGGAAAAACTACATTGTTCAGGTGTATTTCTGGGCTTGAAAAATATGATGGACAAATCAAATCGGACTTTAAAATTTTAAAAAACCACTTGGGTCTTCTAATGACGGAACCATTTTTCTTTGCAAAAATAACTGGAACCGAATACATAAGATTACTTGTAAATGCAAGAAATAAGAAACTAAAAAATATTGAAGAAAGTAATATATTCAATCTTCCTTTAAGCCAGTATGCATCGACATACTCTACAGGCATGAAAAAGAAACTGGCGTTAACCGCAATCCTTTTGCAAGGCAACGATTGTATCATTCTTGATGAACCTTTTAATGGCGTAGATATTCAAAGTAATATTTTAATAGCGGAAATAATCCATAAACTAAAAGTGTTGGGCAAAACCGTAATTATTTCATCACATATTTTTTCAACTTTAGCAGAAACCTGTGACGAAATACATCTATTGAAAAACGGGGAATTTATAAAAAGTGTTGTAAAAACGGACTTTACAAAACTCGAAGCAGAAATGAAGGACTTTACAATTGGAAATCGCATAGAAAAACTAAACATTACGTAA
- a CDS encoding ASCH domain-containing protein: MKVLLSIKPEYANKIFSGEKKFEFRKRVFKNLEVQTVVVYSTMPVGRIIGEFSIKHIHQDSPESIWDKTKRFSGIDENFFNEYYDGRDLAFAIEVDNPVLYEEPINPKEEYANFTAPQSFMYL, translated from the coding sequence ATGAAAGTACTATTATCTATAAAACCAGAATACGCAAATAAGATTTTCTCAGGAGAGAAAAAATTTGAATTTAGAAAAAGAGTATTTAAAAATCTTGAAGTGCAAACAGTTGTTGTTTATTCAACAATGCCAGTAGGTAGGATAATTGGTGAATTCTCTATCAAACATATTCACCAAGATTCTCCTGAATCCATTTGGGATAAAACAAAGAGATTTTCAGGTATTGACGAAAACTTCTTTAACGAGTATTATGACGGTAGAGACTTGGCTTTTGCAATAGAAGTTGACAATCCTGTTTTATATGAAGAGCCAATAAATCCGAAGGAAGAGTATGCAAACTTTACAGCTCCACAGTCATTTATGTATTTGTAA
- a CDS encoding ATP-binding protein, which yields MNSLIFIGGIHGVGKGTICDKICEQTDFVHITASEILRWDEISKPDNKKVENIQNTQDRLIAGLDKALKKNENYLLDGHFCLFNSEGQVEKVPMETFEKIAPKLIAIVTTKIDLIKKRLEKRDNKGYDFDLLETMQTSEKEYAQQISSKLNVPFIEIKDGNYQSLIEML from the coding sequence TTGAATAGCCTAATATTCATAGGAGGTATTCATGGTGTAGGTAAAGGCACTATTTGCGACAAAATTTGTGAGCAAACAGATTTTGTGCATATAACAGCAAGTGAAATTCTAAGATGGGATGAAATAAGTAAACCTGACAACAAAAAGGTTGAGAACATTCAGAATACACAGGATAGACTAATTGCAGGACTTGATAAAGCATTAAAGAAAAATGAGAATTATTTATTAGATGGTCATTTTTGTTTATTCAATTCAGAAGGTCAAGTTGAAAAAGTGCCAATGGAAACATTTGAGAAAATTGCACCGAAATTAATAGCAATCGTTACCACTAAAATTGACTTAATTAAAAAACGATTGGAAAAGAGAGATAACAAAGGGTATGATTTTGATTTATTAGAAACCATGCAAACTTCTGAAAAAGAGTATGCTCAACAAATTTCGTCAAAATTGAATGTGCCATTTATTGAAATAAAAGATGGCAATTATCAATCCCTAATTGAGATGCTATAA